The Variovorax paradoxus genome window below encodes:
- a CDS encoding TetR/AcrR family transcriptional regulator: MKESPATDEAPLRADAARNRERILAAAEEVFLERGADASLDDVAKRAKVGIGTLYRRFPTREALLAALSDERLLSLAAASRAADPAPEPTASIRAFVRALVMHASHYHGLAASLGAVLKSGTPGCKAGSDEGLRLLQRAQEAGAIREDLSLDDLLCMVTAISLAVEQSHSGKARIAHLVDLFFDGIGLHRADDQLLPEKVAN; the protein is encoded by the coding sequence ATGAAAGAAAGTCCTGCCACCGATGAGGCGCCACTACGCGCCGATGCAGCGCGCAATCGGGAGCGTATCCTTGCAGCTGCCGAAGAGGTGTTTCTCGAGCGTGGTGCTGATGCCTCGCTCGACGATGTTGCCAAGCGTGCGAAGGTGGGGATCGGGACGCTTTATCGCCGCTTCCCGACGCGCGAGGCCCTGCTTGCCGCACTGAGCGATGAGCGCCTGTTGTCGCTCGCAGCGGCGAGTCGAGCCGCAGACCCTGCGCCCGAACCCACAGCCTCCATACGCGCTTTCGTTCGAGCGCTCGTGATGCATGCCAGCCACTATCACGGACTAGCTGCATCGCTGGGCGCGGTACTTAAAAGCGGCACTCCCGGCTGCAAAGCGGGGAGCGATGAGGGTCTGCGGCTGCTCCAGCGTGCGCAAGAAGCGGGAGCGATTCGCGAGGATCTGTCCCTGGACGATCTGTTGTGCATGGTCACGGCGATCTCTCTTGCTGTCGAGCAGTCCCACAGCGGAAAAGCGCGTATCGCGCACTTGGTAGATCTGTTCTTTGACGGAATTGGGTTGCACCGAGCTGACGATCAACTGCTCCCCGAAAAAGTCGCGAACTAA
- a CDS encoding glucose 1-dehydrogenase, with translation MGKRFIDKVVAITGGSEGIGLATAKLFAAEGARVYVTGRRQERLNDAVREIGNGAIGVQGDAANLTDLDRLYERIQRESGKLDVVFANAGIAEGEPRPLGTIDEAGFDRLFDLNVRGVLFTVQKALPLMTAGAAVILNGSVAGSKGFPDQTLYNASKAAVRSFARTWTADLKERGIRVNVVSPGGTETSLMRSYLDSRPGVEDMLKQVVPLGRLGQPDEIARAVLFLASHESSYIAGIELFVDGGSIAV, from the coding sequence ATGGGCAAGCGATTTATAGACAAAGTTGTAGCGATTACCGGTGGCAGCGAAGGCATCGGACTGGCAACTGCCAAGCTCTTCGCCGCAGAGGGCGCGCGGGTCTACGTCACCGGACGCAGACAGGAGCGACTCAACGACGCCGTCCGGGAAATTGGCAACGGTGCTATCGGCGTACAGGGAGATGCCGCGAACCTCACCGACCTCGATCGCCTCTACGAGCGCATTCAGCGCGAGAGCGGCAAGCTGGATGTTGTGTTTGCCAACGCTGGCATCGCCGAGGGCGAGCCGCGCCCGCTGGGCACGATTGACGAAGCCGGCTTTGACCGCCTATTCGACTTGAATGTACGTGGCGTGCTTTTTACCGTGCAGAAGGCATTGCCACTGATGACTGCTGGCGCCGCAGTCATCCTGAACGGCTCGGTCGCCGGCAGTAAAGGCTTTCCCGACCAAACGCTCTACAACGCGAGCAAGGCGGCAGTGCGTTCGTTCGCGCGAACCTGGACGGCCGACCTGAAGGAGCGCGGAATCCGCGTCAACGTGGTATCGCCGGGCGGCACTGAGACCAGCCTGATGCGTAGCTACCTTGATTCGCGACCGGGCGTCGAAGACATGCTGAAGCAGGTCGTGCCTCTCGGTCGCCTGGGTCAGCCAGACGAGATCGCGCGCGCCGTGCTGTTCCTTGCATCACATGAGAGCAGCTACATTGCCGGCATTGAACTCTTCGTGGATGGCGGCTCGATCGCTGTTTGA
- a CDS encoding type II toxin-antitoxin system Phd/YefM family antitoxin — protein MLNVTSAEAQNRFGQLLGSAQREPVAITQRGRPAAYIISPQEINELQEAPRARGEERIQQQRHWADACADGWNAVQAQWGSFADEHSPL, from the coding sequence ATGCTCAATGTCACCTCGGCCGAAGCACAAAATCGCTTCGGGCAACTGCTGGGCTCTGCTCAACGCGAGCCCGTCGCCATCACCCAACGCGGCCGTCCCGCGGCTTACATCATTTCTCCTCAAGAGATAAATGAATTGCAGGAAGCTCCCCGTGCACGCGGCGAGGAACGGATCCAGCAACAGCGCCATTGGGCCGATGCATGCGCTGACGGCTGGAACGCCGTACAGGCCCAGTGGGGCTCTTTCGCAGACGAACACTCGCCCCTCTGA
- a CDS encoding beta-ketoacyl-[acyl-carrier-protein] synthase family protein produces the protein MPARIPPLQISAYTATSAVGVGKEPLAEALEHSRSGLRANDFGPAPLPTWIGRVDGLEELRLPDALAHWDCRNNRLAWLGLQADGFLEAVAEARGRHGAARIALILGTSTSSIGEAELAYTQLDASGAFPPAQRRPKVHTPHSLAMFVQEVLGLEGPSETISTACSSSAKVFASAERLIRLGLVDAAVVGGVDTLCGSVLFGFNSLELVSGGPCRPFDPDRDGISLGEAAGFALLERADAASATGLQLLGYGEASDAHHMSTPHPEGLGAERALDEALARAGLAPEAIDYINMHGTASQKNDEVEGALVARRFPARTHASSTKGFTGHTLGAAGIVEAVISLLAIERGLMPGTVNSAALDPGFGPQIRLAPAHGEVRYALSNSFGFGGNNCALVFGKAAQA, from the coding sequence ATGCCCGCCCGCATTCCCCCCCTCCAGATCAGCGCCTACACGGCCACCTCGGCCGTCGGCGTCGGCAAGGAGCCGCTTGCCGAAGCGCTCGAACATTCGCGCAGCGGCCTGCGCGCCAACGACTTCGGCCCCGCGCCGCTGCCGACCTGGATCGGCCGCGTCGACGGCCTCGAAGAGCTCCGCCTGCCCGATGCCCTCGCGCACTGGGACTGCCGCAACAACCGGCTGGCCTGGCTCGGCCTGCAAGCCGACGGCTTCCTCGAGGCCGTGGCCGAGGCGCGCGGGCGCCATGGCGCGGCGCGCATCGCGCTGATCCTCGGCACCTCGACCTCGAGCATCGGTGAGGCCGAGCTTGCTTATACCCAACTCGACGCCAGCGGCGCCTTTCCGCCCGCACAGCGACGCCCCAAGGTGCACACGCCGCATTCGCTCGCGATGTTCGTGCAGGAAGTGCTGGGCCTCGAGGGGCCGAGCGAGACCATCTCCACCGCCTGCTCGTCGAGCGCCAAGGTGTTCGCCTCGGCCGAGCGGCTGATCCGCCTGGGCCTGGTCGACGCGGCCGTGGTCGGCGGCGTCGACACGCTGTGCGGCAGCGTGCTGTTCGGCTTCAACTCGCTCGAGCTGGTGTCCGGCGGGCCGTGCCGGCCCTTCGATCCGGACCGCGACGGCATCAGCCTGGGCGAGGCCGCGGGCTTCGCGCTGCTCGAGCGCGCCGACGCGGCTTCCGCCACAGGATTGCAGCTGCTGGGCTACGGCGAGGCCAGCGACGCGCACCACATGTCGACGCCGCATCCCGAGGGCCTGGGCGCCGAGCGCGCGCTCGACGAGGCGCTGGCGCGCGCCGGCCTCGCGCCCGAGGCGATCGACTACATCAACATGCATGGCACCGCGAGCCAGAAGAACGACGAGGTCGAGGGCGCGCTGGTGGCGCGCCGCTTCCCGGCGCGCACGCATGCGAGCTCGACCAAGGGCTTCACGGGCCACACGCTGGGTGCCGCGGGCATCGTCGAGGCGGTGATCAGCCTGCTGGCGATCGAGCGCGGCCTGATGCCGGGCACGGTCAACTCGGCCGCGCTGGACCCGGGCTTCGGCCCGCAGATCCGGCTCGCGCCGGCGCACGGCGAGGTGCGCTACGCGCTCTCCAACTCCTTCGGCTTCGGCGGCAACAACTGCGCGCTGGTGTTCGGTAAGGCGGCGCAGGCATGA
- a CDS encoding LysR family transcriptional regulator, with the protein MNVRQLRYFLQIAELGSVTRAAEVLHIAQPALSRQMRSLEEDLDATLLHRSERGITLTEAGECLRGSAVELLRHFDRVRSEVRDRSGDASGELTIALPPSMSELLAFPVVQRFRTSFPNVLLRVFEGSSGVLDAWSMVAQGRADLAVVASGEPLASLEAFPFIEEPMCLIGPAESGLSMDKPLALEDLVDRPMVAMSRPNVGRMIVESAMAERNLRLNIAMEVNTRQLVLRAVESGLGFTTLPVCSGSDLLERGAISMAPIKDVMISWLLIKGREQGLSVAGQRMQLMLRQVAHEQISGGRWPLARLKGFIPSGTDVARLP; encoded by the coding sequence ATGAACGTTAGGCAACTGCGCTACTTTCTCCAAATCGCCGAACTCGGCAGCGTGACGCGCGCTGCGGAGGTCTTGCACATCGCCCAGCCGGCGCTGTCGCGTCAGATGCGCTCGCTCGAAGAAGACCTCGATGCGACGCTGCTACACCGTTCCGAACGTGGTATCACGCTGACGGAGGCTGGGGAATGTCTTCGCGGAAGTGCCGTCGAACTGCTGCGCCATTTCGATCGGGTCCGCTCCGAGGTCCGAGATCGGTCCGGTGACGCCAGCGGTGAGCTCACGATCGCGCTGCCTCCGTCCATGTCGGAGTTGCTCGCGTTTCCGGTCGTACAGCGATTCAGGACCAGTTTTCCTAACGTCTTGCTGAGGGTATTCGAAGGATCAAGCGGAGTGCTCGACGCCTGGTCAATGGTCGCACAGGGCAGGGCCGACCTGGCAGTGGTCGCCTCCGGGGAACCCCTCGCCAGTCTTGAGGCCTTCCCTTTCATCGAAGAGCCAATGTGTCTGATCGGCCCAGCCGAATCAGGTCTTTCCATGGACAAGCCGTTGGCCCTGGAAGATCTTGTCGATCGGCCGATGGTTGCGATGAGCCGCCCGAATGTGGGACGCATGATCGTGGAAAGCGCGATGGCCGAACGGAATTTGCGCCTCAACATTGCGATGGAGGTCAACACTCGGCAACTGGTGTTGAGGGCGGTGGAATCGGGCTTGGGGTTCACGACCCTGCCGGTGTGCTCCGGGAGCGACCTGCTTGAGCGTGGTGCCATCTCCATGGCACCCATCAAGGACGTGATGATCTCCTGGCTTCTGATAAAAGGCCGCGAACAAGGTTTGTCCGTTGCGGGCCAGCGCATGCAACTCATGCTGCGGCAAGTCGCCCATGAGCAGATATCAGGCGGTCGCTGGCCACTTGCCAGACTGAAGGGGTTCATCCCGTCAGGGACGGACGTTGCTCGCCTGCCTTGA
- a CDS encoding tripartite tricarboxylate transporter substrate binding protein yields MNRRNMIAGSLASMLGTQLRAQGGNGYPHRPVTLIFPFPPGSPGDAEAREIGISMQKATGQPLVMDYRPGASGIIGTQLAQRAAPDGYTLLYGSTTSIVTGPAVTMKSPYSGTTDFEPLTGIGRIDGLLVVPANSKYHTAQELAEALKANPGKLNYGTIGPGSMSHLIGELYLRTVGAKATPVAYKGTPQALQALVAGEIDFLADSVASAGGLIDAGRVRPLAVATSKRLSQLPDVPTLTETGLKLVLGVWLGLFAPKGTPRSVLDQWALCASDYLRDADVRSKLLARGIEPTPSTPQEFARQVAADEAQWRPLIRSLNIQT; encoded by the coding sequence ATGAACAGGCGAAACATGATCGCCGGGTCGCTGGCGTCGATGCTGGGAACCCAACTGCGCGCGCAGGGCGGCAACGGCTATCCGCACCGTCCGGTAACGCTCATTTTCCCCTTTCCCCCTGGATCGCCGGGGGATGCGGAAGCGCGAGAGATCGGCATCTCGATGCAGAAGGCGACTGGTCAGCCGCTCGTCATGGACTATCGCCCCGGCGCAAGCGGCATTATCGGCACGCAGCTCGCCCAGCGAGCTGCACCGGACGGCTACACGCTGCTGTACGGCTCGACGACATCGATCGTGACGGGACCCGCCGTCACCATGAAGTCCCCCTATAGCGGGACAACCGACTTTGAGCCGCTCACGGGAATCGGTCGGATCGACGGGCTCCTGGTTGTGCCGGCCAATTCCAAGTACCACACGGCGCAGGAGCTTGCCGAAGCGCTCAAGGCAAATCCAGGCAAGTTGAACTACGGCACGATCGGGCCCGGCTCGATGTCGCACCTGATCGGCGAGCTCTACCTGCGGACCGTTGGCGCGAAGGCGACGCCTGTCGCGTACAAGGGAACACCGCAGGCCTTGCAGGCGCTGGTTGCCGGAGAAATCGACTTTCTCGCGGACAGTGTGGCGTCAGCCGGCGGCCTCATCGACGCTGGAAGGGTTCGTCCGCTGGCGGTGGCAACCAGCAAGCGCCTGTCACAGTTGCCTGATGTCCCGACACTCACTGAGACCGGACTCAAATTGGTACTCGGGGTGTGGCTCGGGTTGTTTGCGCCGAAAGGGACGCCTCGCTCGGTGCTGGATCAATGGGCGCTATGCGCGAGCGACTATCTGCGCGACGCGGACGTGCGTTCGAAGTTGCTTGCGAGGGGGATAGAGCCGACTCCGAGCACGCCCCAGGAATTTGCGCGTCAGGTTGCGGCAGACGAGGCGCAGTGGCGGCCGCTCATCAGGTCGTTGAACATCCAGACTTGA
- a CDS encoding CocE/NonD family hydrolase has product MNPMKETEAAAIIDAIVVDWDVPITMDDGTVLRADVFRPVEEGRYPVLLSYGPYGKGLAFQEGYPAAWEGMVRSHPDVAEGSSGRYQNWETVDPEKWVCDGYVCIRIDSRGAGRSPGLLDPWSEREISDICESIAWAAAQPWSSGKVGMNGISYYGVNQWFTASRRPPSLSAICVWEGAADIYRDAVRHGGIPCTALWKSWYGPQVVNVQHGAGDRGPRSRVTSELVAGPETLDDETLRSNRVDLGHELTSRPLPDSYFEARSGRWDCVDVPLLSAGNWGGLGLHLRGNIEGFTQASSKQKWLEVHGGDHWSSFYIASSVALQKRFFDHFLKGADNGWDAEPPVNLNIRHVDRFVARKEQAWPIPDTRWTPYYLEPGQAALGSSVPVDNASVTYEALGPGLVFMLPPSTSELEVTGPLAARLYISSETTDADLFLTVRLFTPDMKEVTFQGANDPNTPIAQGWLRASHRKLDADRSKPWRPWHAHDEILPLVPGEVYPVDVEIWPTSIVVPPGYRLALSIRGKDFEYAGPPVMALHPAHEMRGCGAFVHDDERDRPRSVFGGKVTIHTGPSHPSSVLLPVIPTRA; this is encoded by the coding sequence ATGAACCCAATGAAAGAGACTGAAGCTGCCGCGATCATCGACGCCATCGTTGTGGACTGGGACGTCCCCATCACGATGGATGATGGAACGGTTCTGCGTGCCGATGTTTTTCGTCCGGTGGAGGAAGGGCGCTATCCCGTACTGCTGAGCTATGGACCCTACGGCAAAGGACTGGCCTTCCAGGAGGGCTATCCGGCTGCTTGGGAGGGCATGGTCCGCAGCCACCCCGATGTGGCAGAGGGATCCAGTGGCCGGTACCAGAACTGGGAGACGGTCGACCCCGAGAAATGGGTGTGCGATGGTTATGTGTGCATCCGCATCGACAGCCGCGGCGCCGGTCGCTCGCCCGGATTGTTGGATCCCTGGTCAGAGCGAGAGATCAGCGACATTTGCGAGTCGATTGCTTGGGCTGCAGCACAGCCATGGAGCAGCGGCAAGGTCGGCATGAACGGGATCTCCTACTACGGCGTGAACCAGTGGTTCACTGCATCGCGCCGTCCTCCGTCGCTGTCGGCGATCTGTGTCTGGGAAGGTGCAGCCGACATCTATCGGGACGCAGTGCGCCACGGTGGCATCCCTTGCACGGCGTTGTGGAAGTCCTGGTACGGACCGCAGGTCGTGAACGTCCAGCACGGCGCCGGTGACCGCGGGCCGCGCAGTCGCGTGACAAGTGAGCTGGTTGCGGGTCCGGAGACACTGGATGACGAGACTCTTCGCTCTAACCGAGTGGACCTTGGGCACGAACTGACGAGCCGACCCCTCCCGGACTCGTATTTCGAGGCGCGGTCGGGACGATGGGACTGCGTTGACGTACCGCTCCTCTCGGCGGGCAATTGGGGAGGGCTCGGCCTGCATCTGCGAGGCAATATCGAAGGGTTCACGCAAGCGAGCTCGAAGCAGAAGTGGCTCGAGGTGCATGGCGGCGATCACTGGTCTTCGTTCTACATCGCCAGTTCGGTCGCTCTGCAAAAGAGGTTCTTTGATCACTTCCTAAAAGGAGCTGACAACGGCTGGGACGCCGAACCTCCGGTGAATCTGAACATCCGGCACGTGGACCGTTTCGTCGCTCGGAAGGAGCAGGCATGGCCCATTCCGGACACGCGATGGACCCCGTATTACCTGGAGCCGGGGCAGGCGGCCCTTGGCAGCTCCGTCCCGGTGGACAACGCTTCCGTCACCTACGAGGCCCTTGGGCCGGGCTTGGTATTCATGCTGCCGCCCTCGACCAGTGAACTCGAGGTAACGGGCCCCTTGGCAGCTCGCCTCTACATTTCTTCCGAGACCACCGACGCGGATCTCTTTCTCACCGTTCGCCTGTTCACGCCCGACATGAAGGAGGTCACCTTCCAGGGCGCCAACGACCCTAACACGCCGATCGCGCAGGGGTGGCTGCGTGCGTCGCACCGGAAGCTGGACGCGGATCGTTCCAAACCCTGGCGCCCCTGGCATGCGCACGACGAGATCCTTCCACTCGTGCCTGGCGAAGTTTATCCAGTCGACGTGGAGATCTGGCCGACCAGCATCGTCGTCCCCCCGGGCTACCGATTGGCGCTGAGCATCCGTGGCAAGGACTTCGAGTACGCGGGCCCACCCGTGATGGCGTTGCACCCCGCACACGAAATGCGAGGCTGTGGAGCGTTCGTTCATGACGACGAGCGGGACCGTCCGCGGTCAGTTTTCGGGGGGAAGGTAACGATCCACACTGGCCCGTCGCACCCGTCATCTGTCCTTCTGCCCGTGATCCCGACGCGGGCGTGA
- a CDS encoding 3-keto-5-aminohexanoate cleavage protein: MKQQRVIISCAVTGGVHTPTMTPHLPITPQQIADAAVGAAEAGAAIIHLHARDPVTGRPDQSPEAFGKFLPQIKERCDAVINITTGGAPGMAVSERIRPVIEFKPEVASLNMGSMNFGMYPMLERFSNFRFDWEAPFLESTRDLVFRNTFKDIEHILGVGSEAGTRFEFECYDTAHLYNLRHFLDRGMLKAPLFIQSVLGILGGAGTHPEDVMHMKRTADRLFGDQYHWSVIGAGAAQMRVAAQAATMGANVRVGLEDSIWLGPGKLAESNVDQVRAVRKLIEGLGLEIASAEEARERLHLKGAAGVNF, encoded by the coding sequence GTGAAGCAACAGCGAGTAATCATCAGCTGCGCGGTGACAGGCGGCGTGCATACGCCCACAATGACGCCGCACCTGCCGATCACCCCCCAACAAATCGCGGATGCAGCCGTGGGCGCTGCCGAGGCTGGCGCCGCCATCATCCACTTGCACGCGCGAGACCCCGTTACGGGGCGGCCGGACCAGTCGCCGGAAGCATTCGGCAAGTTCTTGCCGCAGATCAAGGAGCGATGCGACGCGGTGATCAACATCACCACGGGCGGTGCGCCGGGCATGGCTGTAAGCGAGCGCATTCGGCCTGTGATCGAGTTCAAGCCGGAAGTCGCCTCGCTGAACATGGGGTCGATGAACTTCGGCATGTATCCCATGCTGGAGCGCTTCAGCAACTTCAGGTTCGATTGGGAGGCTCCGTTCCTGGAGAGCACCCGCGACCTCGTGTTCAGGAACACCTTCAAAGATATCGAGCACATCCTGGGGGTGGGGTCCGAGGCGGGCACGCGTTTCGAGTTTGAGTGCTACGACACCGCGCACCTGTACAACCTTCGACATTTTCTGGACCGCGGAATGTTGAAGGCCCCTCTCTTCATTCAATCTGTCCTCGGCATTCTGGGAGGGGCGGGGACGCACCCGGAGGATGTGATGCACATGAAGCGGACAGCCGACCGGCTGTTCGGCGATCAGTACCACTGGTCAGTGATCGGAGCAGGCGCCGCGCAGATGCGAGTGGCGGCGCAGGCGGCAACGATGGGCGCAAATGTGCGCGTCGGCCTGGAGGACTCGATCTGGCTTGGCCCCGGCAAGCTGGCTGAGTCGAATGTGGATCAGGTCCGGGCCGTGAGAAAGCTGATCGAAGGATTGGGGCTGGAGATCGCGTCTGCCGAGGAGGCCCGCGAGCGCCTGCACCTCAAGGGCGCTGCAGGTGTCAACTTCTGA
- a CDS encoding SDR family oxidoreductase, whose protein sequence is MSKVLVVTGSSRGIGAAIALLGAKEGYGVAVNYRSDRDGAEALVRNIARQGGRAAAVCADVSTSAGAAKLFAEVDQTLGSVSVLVNNAGISGSRCAIDAIDEDRLQRIFETNVFSAFFCSREAVRRMSRTSGGEGGSIVNISSAAARHGGMPELAHYASTKAALDGMTIALAKELGPQGVRVNSLRPGVIVTEMHDEFGGAKLIESIAPTIPMQRPGTVDEVAEAVLWLASERSSYVHGAVIDITGGR, encoded by the coding sequence GTGTCGAAAGTGCTTGTTGTGACCGGTTCCAGCCGGGGTATCGGTGCCGCGATTGCGCTCCTCGGGGCGAAAGAGGGGTACGGGGTCGCGGTGAACTACCGCAGTGATCGTGATGGCGCGGAAGCGCTCGTCCGAAATATTGCGCGCCAAGGAGGCAGGGCCGCTGCCGTCTGCGCGGATGTGTCGACCAGTGCCGGAGCCGCGAAGCTTTTCGCCGAAGTCGATCAGACATTGGGCAGCGTCTCCGTGCTGGTGAACAACGCCGGCATCTCCGGCAGCCGGTGCGCTATCGATGCAATCGACGAGGACAGGCTGCAGCGGATCTTCGAGACGAACGTGTTTTCCGCCTTCTTCTGCTCCCGCGAAGCGGTCAGGCGCATGAGCCGCACCAGCGGAGGCGAAGGCGGATCGATCGTGAACATCTCATCGGCTGCGGCACGGCACGGCGGTATGCCCGAACTTGCTCACTATGCGTCCACCAAAGCCGCGTTGGACGGCATGACCATCGCGCTGGCCAAGGAGCTCGGGCCGCAGGGCGTTCGGGTCAACAGCCTTCGACCGGGTGTGATCGTCACCGAAATGCACGATGAGTTCGGAGGCGCAAAACTCATCGAAAGCATTGCGCCTACGATTCCGATGCAACGCCCGGGCACGGTGGACGAAGTCGCTGAGGCTGTGCTTTGGCTGGCGTCGGAACGCTCATCGTACGTCCATGGTGCTGTCATCGATATCACGGGCGGAAGATAA
- a CDS encoding NIPSNAP family protein encodes MLFEMRTYQVLPSRLKDYLSIYAEKGKSLQCEVLGHLAGCYMTEVGDLNQVIFIWGFSSFEDRVRRRGALAALPAWQAYVAQVAPLFVRQESRLLMPAAFGEAAPMKDEMWHSRDVG; translated from the coding sequence ATGCTCTTCGAGATGCGGACCTACCAGGTGCTGCCGTCCCGCCTGAAGGACTACCTCAGCATCTACGCAGAGAAGGGCAAGTCGCTTCAGTGTGAAGTCCTTGGGCACTTGGCCGGGTGCTACATGACCGAGGTCGGTGACCTGAACCAGGTGATCTTCATTTGGGGGTTCAGTTCGTTCGAGGACCGTGTGCGCCGGCGTGGCGCGCTCGCCGCGCTTCCTGCGTGGCAAGCGTACGTCGCACAGGTCGCTCCTCTCTTCGTCCGTCAGGAGAGCAGGCTGCTGATGCCGGCAGCTTTCGGCGAGGCTGCGCCGATGAAGGACGAGATGTGGCATTCGCGGGACGTCGGTTAA
- a CDS encoding ThuA domain-containing protein, which yields MPRPLVAALVCGSPHRNHDFDFARLRLGQALYDAHGIRTDCYNDYEESADLLGADLLVSYTSQVPVSEKASAAIRRFLDRGGRWFALHATNSVAGNQAMPSILGTRFISHPKYMTFPVKVTRQEEPLLKGIRDFDVSDELYCIEDVTRDLDVLLHAHWGGEAFGGIHFEEADRPILYRRTVGDGGVLYLALGHANRPYDKLFPHLPDQLDHRGPWDLPMFQELVKRGVEWAAQRRPF from the coding sequence ATGCCGCGCCCGCTTGTCGCCGCACTGGTGTGCGGCAGTCCCCACCGTAACCACGATTTTGATTTCGCGCGGCTGCGGCTCGGCCAGGCTCTCTACGACGCTCACGGCATTCGCACCGATTGCTACAACGACTATGAGGAGTCGGCTGACCTCCTCGGCGCCGACCTGCTCGTCAGCTACACGTCGCAGGTACCGGTGAGTGAAAAAGCGAGTGCAGCGATCCGGCGCTTCCTCGATCGAGGCGGGCGCTGGTTCGCGTTGCATGCGACCAATTCGGTCGCGGGCAATCAGGCGATGCCGAGCATCCTCGGCACACGCTTCATTTCACATCCGAAGTACATGACCTTCCCGGTCAAAGTGACGCGGCAGGAAGAGCCGCTGCTAAAAGGCATCCGCGATTTCGACGTGTCCGACGAGCTGTATTGCATCGAGGATGTCACCAGGGACCTCGACGTGTTGCTCCACGCGCACTGGGGCGGTGAAGCGTTCGGCGGCATTCATTTCGAGGAGGCCGATCGCCCGATCCTCTACCGCCGGACAGTCGGCGATGGCGGCGTGCTCTATCTCGCGCTCGGCCACGCCAACCGGCCCTATGACAAGCTGTTTCCGCACCTGCCCGATCAGCTCGACCATCGGGGCCCCTGGGACCTACCGATGTTCCAAGAGCTGGTGAAGCGTGGCGTCGAATGGGCGGCACAGCGGCGCCCGTTCTGA
- a CDS encoding NADH oxidase: MKNKFSDESLQLRSVVTHGGQVVLSLVREALPALKPEDVLIRVEAAPINPSDIGSMLGAADLSLAWTADGAAGPELVAPVPAASLPAMRSSRAAFMSVGLEGAGTVVAAGSSHAAQSLMGKTVAAMAGGMYARYRCVAAAECLVLPEGTSAVEAASCFVNPLAALGMVETARREGHTAIVQTAAASNLGQILLRICLADGVPLVNVVRSQQQEELLRAQGARYVCNSSSGDFRDRLVDAIAATGATIVLDPIGGGSGGQILSCMEVAISRRPGQAASRYGSEVLKQLYVYGALDPRPIEIPRDIGAAWAAGGWLLLRYLKVTQPQILDRLKARVAAEVKTTFASHYARGISLKEVISPEVLKVCAHPATGMKFLIEPWKNC; the protein is encoded by the coding sequence GTGAAAAACAAATTCTCAGACGAATCTCTTCAACTGCGCTCTGTTGTCACTCATGGAGGGCAGGTTGTGCTTTCTCTTGTCAGAGAAGCGCTGCCAGCTCTGAAGCCTGAAGATGTGCTCATTCGCGTCGAGGCCGCTCCAATCAACCCGTCCGACATTGGCTCGATGCTTGGCGCCGCGGACCTCAGTCTGGCGTGGACTGCTGACGGTGCTGCTGGGCCGGAACTTGTGGCGCCTGTACCTGCAGCATCCCTGCCGGCGATGCGATCGAGCAGGGCTGCTTTCATGTCGGTCGGTCTCGAAGGGGCAGGTACGGTCGTGGCGGCAGGAAGTTCACATGCTGCACAGTCCTTGATGGGGAAAACGGTTGCAGCGATGGCCGGGGGCATGTACGCGCGCTATCGTTGTGTAGCGGCGGCAGAATGTCTCGTGCTCCCCGAGGGCACCAGTGCGGTAGAGGCTGCCTCCTGCTTCGTCAATCCCCTCGCCGCGTTAGGGATGGTGGAGACGGCTCGCAGGGAGGGCCACACGGCGATTGTCCAAACGGCTGCTGCCTCGAATCTCGGACAGATCCTTCTTCGAATCTGCCTTGCTGATGGTGTCCCGCTCGTCAACGTGGTGCGGTCGCAGCAGCAAGAGGAACTCTTGCGCGCGCAGGGCGCCCGCTACGTGTGCAACTCGAGTTCCGGCGATTTCAGAGATCGACTTGTTGACGCCATTGCGGCCACGGGGGCAACGATTGTCTTGGACCCCATTGGAGGGGGTAGCGGCGGGCAGATTTTGAGCTGCATGGAGGTGGCCATCAGCCGCCGTCCCGGTCAGGCAGCCTCCCGCTACGGCTCGGAAGTTCTTAAACAGTTGTATGTGTACGGCGCTCTCGATCCTCGCCCCATCGAGATACCGCGCGACATCGGTGCTGCATGGGCCGCTGGCGGATGGCTTCTTCTGCGGTACCTCAAGGTGACGCAGCCGCAAATCCTCGACAGGCTCAAAGCTCGGGTTGCCGCAGAAGTCAAGACCACGTTTGCGAGCCACTACGCCCGAGGCATTTCGCTGAAGGAGGTCATCTCACCGGAGGTCCTCAAGGTCTGCGCACATCCCGCGACAGGAATGAAATTCCTGATCGAGCCCTGGAAAAACTGTTGA